The Amycolatopsis viridis genome window below encodes:
- the trpD gene encoding anthranilate phosphoribosyltransferase, with amino-acid sequence MGTQNWPTLFNQLIAGADLSAEDTAWAMDQVMSGEATPAQVGAFLIALRAKGETPAEVIGLADAMLAHAKRVEIDPPAVDIVGTGGDRSGSVNISTMASLVTAAAGVAVVKHGNRAASSKAGTADVLEALGVAIDLPPEGVRRCVNELGIGFCFAPVFHPGFRHAGAPRRELGVPTAFNLLGPLTNPAQPRAGLIGCAFADKTEVLARVFARRGTTTLVVRGDDGLDELTTTTTSSVWVVADGAVRAERLDPAELGIPRATAEDLRGGDPAVNAEVVRELVAGKPGPVRDAVLLNAAGALAADTGFSESLVDDLSAGLVRAAEAIDTGAAADLLARWAAFR; translated from the coding sequence ATGGGCACGCAGAACTGGCCCACGCTGTTCAACCAGCTGATCGCCGGCGCCGACCTGTCCGCCGAGGACACCGCGTGGGCGATGGACCAGGTGATGTCCGGGGAGGCCACCCCCGCCCAGGTGGGCGCCTTCCTGATCGCGCTGCGCGCGAAGGGCGAGACCCCCGCGGAGGTCATCGGCCTGGCCGACGCGATGCTCGCGCACGCCAAGCGGGTGGAGATCGACCCGCCCGCGGTGGACATCGTGGGTACCGGCGGTGACCGGTCCGGGTCGGTGAACATCTCCACGATGGCCTCGCTCGTCACCGCGGCCGCCGGCGTGGCGGTGGTCAAGCACGGCAACCGGGCGGCGTCGTCAAAGGCCGGCACCGCCGACGTGCTGGAGGCGCTGGGGGTCGCGATCGACCTGCCGCCGGAGGGTGTCCGGCGGTGCGTGAACGAGCTGGGCATCGGCTTCTGCTTCGCGCCCGTGTTCCACCCCGGGTTCCGCCACGCGGGTGCGCCCAGGCGGGAGCTGGGGGTGCCGACGGCGTTCAACCTGCTGGGCCCGCTGACCAACCCGGCGCAGCCGCGGGCGGGCTTGATCGGGTGCGCCTTCGCGGACAAGACGGAGGTGCTGGCGCGCGTGTTCGCCCGCCGGGGCACCACGACGCTGGTCGTCCGCGGCGACGACGGTCTGGACGAGCTGACCACCACCACGACCAGCTCGGTGTGGGTCGTGGCGGACGGTGCGGTGCGGGCCGAGCGCCTGGACCCGGCCGAGCTGGGCATCCCGCGCGCCACGGCGGAGGATCTGCGCGGCGGCGACCCCGCGGTGAACGCCGAAGTGGTCCGCGAGCTGGTGGCGGGCAAGCCGGGGCCGGTGCGCGATGCGGTGCTGCTGAACGCGGCCGGCGCGCTGGCCGCGGACACCGGCTTCAGCGAGTCCCTGGTGGACGATCTGTCCGCCGGCCTGGTGCGAGCCGCCGAGGCGATCGACACCGGCGCAGCGGCCGATCTGCTGGCGCGGTGGGCCGCGTTCCGCTGA
- the ctaE gene encoding aa3-type cytochrome oxidase subunit III: MRPVTTAAPTISQRVHSLNRPNMVSVGTIVWLSSELMFFAGLFAMFFTVKAQNATGVWPPINAATGEPIHLDIPYALPFTIILVASSFTCQLGVFAAERGDVYGLRRWYVITLIMGAIFVAGQAGEYVSLIDEGVTIPSGPFGTVFFLATGFHGLHVIGGLVAFVFLLIRTKLSKFTPAQATSAIVVSYYWHFVDIVWIGLFAVIYIIP, encoded by the coding sequence ATGCGACCCGTGACAACGGCAGCTCCCACCATCAGCCAGCGGGTGCACTCGCTGAACCGGCCGAACATGGTCAGCGTCGGCACGATCGTGTGGCTCTCCAGCGAGCTCATGTTCTTCGCCGGGCTGTTCGCGATGTTCTTCACGGTCAAGGCGCAGAACGCCACGGGGGTCTGGCCGCCGATCAACGCGGCGACCGGCGAGCCCATCCACCTGGACATCCCGTACGCGCTGCCCTTCACGATCATCCTGGTGGCGTCGTCGTTCACCTGCCAGCTCGGCGTGTTCGCCGCGGAGCGTGGTGACGTCTACGGGCTGCGCCGCTGGTACGTCATCACCCTGATCATGGGCGCGATCTTCGTCGCGGGTCAGGCCGGTGAGTACGTCTCGCTGATCGATGAGGGCGTGACCATTCCGTCCGGGCCGTTCGGCACCGTGTTCTTCCTGGCGACCGGGTTCCACGGTCTGCACGTGATCGGTGGTCTCGTCGCCTTCGTCTTCCTGCTCATCCGCACGAAGCTGAGCAAGTTCACCCCCGCGCAGGCGACCTCGGCGATCGTTGTGTCGTACTACTGGCACTTCGTCGACATCGTGTGGATCGGCCTGTTCGCGGTCATCTACATCATCCCGTGA
- the qcrC gene encoding cytochrome bc1 complex diheme cytochrome c subunit, which produces MTTSKNSSRRRFGARTKLRRRLAGALALGVALVGVGLGYAILVPQPQTAQAQGDPAQLRLGQQVYNNSCITCHGANLQGVEDRGPSLIGVGDAAVYFQTSSGRMPAVRQEAQAERKPPKLTPEEIDAVGAYVQANGGGPERPAQTGAALRGDNPARGGELFRLNCASCHNFTGQGGALSAGKFAPELGPATEDQIYTAMLTGPQNMPKFSDRQLTPDEKKDIVAYVKSVSDGNNNPGGNGLGGLGPAPEALVAWIVGIGAILGVTLWIGSRA; this is translated from the coding sequence ATGACCACCAGCAAGAACTCCTCCAGGCGCCGCTTCGGCGCCCGCACCAAGCTGCGCCGCCGCCTCGCCGGTGCGCTCGCGCTGGGCGTGGCGCTGGTCGGCGTGGGTCTCGGTTACGCCATCCTGGTGCCGCAGCCGCAGACCGCGCAGGCGCAGGGCGACCCGGCGCAGCTGCGCCTGGGCCAGCAGGTCTACAACAACAGCTGCATCACCTGCCACGGCGCGAACCTGCAGGGCGTGGAGGACCGCGGGCCGAGCCTGATCGGCGTCGGTGACGCGGCTGTGTACTTCCAGACTTCGTCCGGCCGCATGCCGGCGGTCCGGCAGGAGGCGCAGGCGGAGCGCAAGCCGCCGAAGCTGACGCCGGAGGAGATCGACGCGGTCGGCGCCTACGTCCAGGCCAACGGCGGCGGGCCGGAGCGCCCCGCCCAGACCGGTGCGGCGCTGCGCGGGGACAACCCGGCGCGCGGTGGCGAGCTGTTCCGCCTCAACTGCGCGTCGTGCCACAACTTCACCGGCCAGGGTGGTGCCCTGTCGGCCGGCAAGTTCGCGCCGGAGCTCGGCCCGGCCACCGAGGACCAGATCTACACCGCGATGCTGACCGGTCCGCAGAACATGCCGAAGTTCTCCGACCGCCAGCTCACCCCGGACGAGAAGAAGGACATCGTCGCCTACGTCAAGTCCGTGTCCGACGGGAACAACAACCCGGGCGGTAACGGTCTGGGCGGTCTGGGGCCGGCTCCCGAGGCGCTCGTCGCGTGGATCGTCGGAATCGGCGCCATCCTCGGCGTGACTCTGTGGATTGGATCGAGGGCATGA
- the qcrA gene encoding cytochrome bc1 complex Rieske iron-sulfur subunit, translated as MEDHPGAGREPGVPQPSEAELAEMDRDELVKLGTKLDGVELVDYPDPWPVKGTRAEKRAERVIALWFTIAALAGLGFLVTLCWPQWWEYRAPDTGEYEKYALYTPVLGATLGISILALGIGVLLYTKRFIPSELAVQERHDGDGKGSAEIDRQTIVAQLADAGNRSTIARRSLVKRTAGLGAGVMGLGLVGLPVASFIKSPWKGEPQDTLWHTGWLPQHPGEVVYMRRFTGKSDEIVLVRPEDLDAGAMETVYPFRESERGNHEALSAAFMRSDNPVMLIRLRPEDANRVVKRKGQEDFNFGEYYAYTKVCSHVGCPTSLYEQRTNRILCPCHQSQFDALEYGKPIFGPATRALAQLPITVNDEGYFVARGDFIEPVGPAFWERKS; from the coding sequence ATGGAAGACCACCCGGGCGCGGGGCGCGAACCGGGTGTTCCCCAGCCTTCCGAGGCCGAACTGGCCGAGATGGACCGCGACGAGCTGGTCAAGCTGGGCACGAAGCTCGACGGGGTCGAGCTGGTCGACTACCCGGACCCGTGGCCGGTCAAGGGCACCCGCGCGGAGAAGCGCGCGGAACGGGTCATCGCGCTGTGGTTCACCATCGCGGCGCTGGCCGGTCTCGGCTTCCTGGTGACGCTGTGCTGGCCGCAGTGGTGGGAGTACCGGGCACCGGACACCGGCGAGTACGAGAAGTACGCGCTTTACACCCCGGTGCTGGGCGCCACGCTGGGCATCTCCATCCTCGCCCTGGGCATCGGCGTGCTGCTGTACACGAAGCGGTTCATCCCGAGCGAGCTCGCGGTGCAGGAACGGCACGACGGCGACGGCAAGGGCTCGGCCGAGATCGACCGTCAGACGATCGTCGCGCAGCTGGCCGACGCGGGTAACCGCAGCACCATCGCCCGCCGTTCGCTGGTCAAGCGCACCGCCGGCCTCGGTGCCGGCGTGATGGGCCTGGGCCTGGTCGGCCTGCCGGTCGCGTCGTTCATCAAGAGCCCGTGGAAGGGCGAGCCGCAGGACACCCTGTGGCACACCGGCTGGTTGCCGCAGCACCCCGGTGAGGTCGTCTACATGCGCCGCTTCACCGGCAAGTCGGACGAGATCGTGCTGGTCCGCCCGGAGGACCTGGATGCGGGCGCGATGGAGACCGTGTACCCGTTCCGCGAGTCGGAGCGGGGCAACCACGAGGCGCTGTCCGCGGCGTTCATGCGCTCCGACAACCCGGTCATGCTGATCCGCCTGCGGCCCGAGGACGCGAACCGCGTCGTCAAGCGCAAGGGCCAGGAGGACTTCAACTTCGGCGAGTACTACGCCTACACGAAGGTGTGCAGCCACGTCGGGTGCCCGACCTCGCTGTACGAGCAGCGGACCAACCGGATCCTGTGCCCGTGCCACCAGTCCCAGTTCGACGCGCTGGAGTACGGCAAGCCCATCTTCGGCCCGGCGACCCGTGCACTTGCGCAGCTCCCCATCACCGTCAACGATGAGGGGTACTTCGTGGCGCGGGGCGACTTCATCGAACCCGTCGGCCCCGCCTTTTGGGAGCGCAAGTCATGA
- the qcrB gene encoding cytochrome bc1 complex cytochrome b subunit: MSSLTTPTRGSSMLERHAAEAANNMDQRYRLAKGLRHQMNKVFPTHWSFLLGEVALYSFIVVIITGVYLTLFFDPSMAEVTYNGPFKNLQGVEMSRAFQTTLQISFEVRGGLFVRQLHHWSALVFTAAMMVHMFRIFFTGAFRRPREANWVIGALLLILGMFEGFFGYSLPDDLLSGTGVRATMSGIVLSVPVIGTWLHWALFGGEFPGDVIVPRLYAVHILLLPGIMLALVGVHLALVWYQKHTQFPGVRRKETNVVGVRIMPVFALKAGAFFVVVTGVMAIMAGVFQINPIWNLGPYNPSQVSAGSQPDWYLAWADGMLRVFPAWELYLGNYTVPAVFFAGAVWMPVLIGLLLAYPFIERRLTGDTAHHNLLQRPRDAPVRTSIGMMALAFFMVLELSGFNDIIADKFDISLNATTWAGRIGLLVAPPLAYFITYRICLGLQRSDREVLEHGIETGIIKRLPHGEFIEIHQPLGGVDGHGHAIPLEYQGASVPKKMNKLGAAGRAVPGNLLAPDPVEETAALDRARGNGHGNGHASGEMPEQGEVPAGWHTPDH; this comes from the coding sequence ATGAGTTCACTCACCACGCCGACCCGGGGCTCGAGCATGCTGGAACGGCATGCCGCAGAGGCCGCGAACAACATGGACCAGCGGTACCGCCTGGCCAAGGGCCTGCGGCACCAGATGAACAAGGTCTTCCCGACGCACTGGTCCTTCCTGCTCGGCGAGGTCGCGCTCTACAGCTTCATCGTTGTGATCATCACGGGTGTCTACCTGACCCTGTTCTTCGATCCGTCGATGGCCGAGGTCACCTACAACGGGCCGTTCAAGAACCTGCAGGGCGTCGAGATGTCCCGCGCGTTCCAGACGACCCTGCAGATCTCGTTTGAGGTGCGCGGCGGCCTGTTCGTCCGCCAGCTGCACCACTGGAGCGCGCTCGTCTTCACCGCGGCCATGATGGTGCACATGTTCCGGATCTTCTTCACCGGAGCGTTCCGCCGGCCGCGTGAGGCCAACTGGGTCATCGGCGCGCTGCTGCTGATCCTGGGCATGTTCGAGGGCTTCTTCGGCTACTCGCTGCCCGACGATCTGCTGTCGGGCACCGGTGTCCGCGCCACCATGTCGGGCATCGTCCTCTCGGTGCCGGTCATCGGCACCTGGCTGCACTGGGCGCTGTTCGGCGGCGAGTTCCCCGGCGACGTGATCGTGCCGCGGCTGTACGCGGTGCACATCCTGCTGCTGCCGGGCATCATGCTCGCGCTGGTCGGCGTACACCTCGCGCTGGTCTGGTACCAGAAGCACACCCAGTTCCCGGGTGTGCGCCGCAAGGAGACGAACGTCGTCGGCGTGCGGATCATGCCGGTGTTCGCGCTCAAGGCCGGCGCGTTCTTCGTCGTCGTCACCGGCGTCATGGCGATCATGGCCGGCGTGTTCCAGATCAACCCGATCTGGAACCTGGGCCCGTACAACCCGTCGCAGGTGTCCGCGGGCTCGCAGCCGGACTGGTACCTGGCCTGGGCCGACGGCATGCTCCGCGTGTTCCCCGCGTGGGAGCTCTACCTGGGCAACTACACGGTCCCGGCGGTGTTCTTCGCGGGCGCGGTCTGGATGCCGGTCCTGATCGGGCTGCTCCTCGCGTACCCGTTCATCGAGCGGAGACTGACCGGCGACACCGCGCACCACAACCTGCTGCAGCGTCCGCGGGACGCACCGGTCCGCACCAGCATCGGCATGATGGCGCTGGCGTTCTTCATGGTGCTGGAGCTGTCCGGGTTCAACGACATCATCGCGGACAAGTTCGACATCTCGCTGAACGCGACCACGTGGGCCGGCCGGATCGGGCTGCTGGTGGCTCCGCCGCTGGCGTACTTCATCACCTACCGCATCTGCCTGGGCCTGCAGCGGTCCGACCGCGAGGTGCTCGAGCACGGCATCGAAACCGGCATCATCAAGCGCCTGCCGCACGGTGAGTTCATCGAGATCCACCAGCCGCTGGGCGGTGTGGACGGCCACGGCCACGCCATCCCGCTGGAGTACCAGGGCGCGTCGGTGCCGAAGAAGATGAACAAGCTCGGTGCGGCCGGACGTGCGGTGCCGGGCAACCTGCTGGCTCCGGACCCGGTGGAGGAGACCGCGGCGCTGGACCGCGCCCGCGGCAACGGGCACGGCAACGGGCATGCCTCCGGCGAGATGCCGGAGCAGGGCGAGGTCCCGGCCGGCTGGCACACGCCGGACCACTAG
- a CDS encoding Lrp/AsnC family transcriptional regulator — MITAIVLIHAVADSIPETAQAIADIDGVAEVYSCAGDVDLIAIVRVHAHEELADLIPAKIGKVPGVIDTDTHIAFRSYSTADTESAFAIGVEDAD; from the coding sequence GTGATCACCGCGATCGTGCTGATTCACGCCGTGGCGGACAGCATCCCGGAGACCGCGCAGGCGATCGCCGACATCGACGGCGTGGCGGAGGTGTACTCGTGCGCCGGCGACGTGGACCTGATCGCGATCGTGCGCGTGCACGCCCACGAAGAGCTCGCCGACCTCATCCCGGCGAAGATCGGCAAGGTGCCCGGGGTGATCGACACCGACACGCACATCGCGTTCCGGTCCTACTCCACCGCCGACACCGAATCCGCCTTCGCGATCGGTGTCGAGGACGCCGACTGA
- a CDS encoding DEDD exonuclease domain-containing protein → MQLPDGAQLTFDELGTPLRDTTFVVVDLETTGTKPGPDGITEIGAVKVRGGEVLGEFATLVDPGTPIPPQIVALTGITSAMVHDAPRIERVLPAFLEFASGAVLVAHNAPFDTSFLRAACLHHGYPWPRPAVVCTVRLARRVLTRQDSPSFRLSALAALFGSPVTPNHRALEDARATVHVLHALLERVGNVGVHSLEELLDYLPEVTPAQRRKRGLAAHLPERPGVYLFRGPGDEVLYVGTASNLRRRVRQYFTGSESRGRIREMVALAERVDGIECSHALEAQVRELRLLAAHRPSYNRRSKNPRKSWWIVLTDEAFPRLSVVRLPKDGALGPFSSQVTAKIAADALASAVGLRTCTQRIPAHSPTGRACALAELGRCGAPCAGRQTVEEYSPGVRAIADLVSGRGTRPLDSARRQLDELAGAEHFEQAARRRDELAVLVRAVDRAHRLSSLAAIPELVAAAPDGNRGWEFAVIRHGRLASAGVARRGVPPMPVVEQLVAAAETVEPGAGPLFGAPAEETSILLRWLTRPGVRLVRTAVPWSEPAHGAGPWRGWLERVTTAVSLEQAG, encoded by the coding sequence ATGCAACTGCCGGACGGCGCGCAACTGACCTTCGACGAACTCGGCACGCCGCTGCGGGACACCACGTTCGTCGTCGTCGACCTGGAGACCACCGGGACCAAGCCGGGGCCGGACGGCATCACCGAGATCGGCGCGGTGAAGGTCCGCGGTGGCGAGGTGCTGGGTGAGTTCGCCACCCTCGTCGATCCCGGCACGCCCATCCCACCGCAGATCGTCGCGCTGACCGGCATCACGTCGGCAATGGTGCACGACGCGCCGCGGATCGAACGGGTGCTGCCCGCGTTCCTGGAGTTCGCGAGCGGCGCCGTGCTCGTTGCGCACAACGCACCGTTCGACACGTCCTTCCTGCGCGCGGCCTGCCTGCACCACGGCTACCCGTGGCCCAGACCGGCGGTGGTGTGCACGGTGCGGCTCGCACGCCGGGTGCTCACCCGGCAGGACAGCCCGAGTTTCCGGCTATCCGCCCTGGCGGCGTTGTTCGGCTCGCCGGTCACGCCGAACCACCGCGCACTGGAAGACGCCCGCGCCACCGTGCACGTGCTGCACGCGCTGCTGGAACGGGTCGGCAACGTCGGCGTGCACTCGCTGGAGGAGCTGCTCGACTACCTGCCCGAGGTGACGCCCGCCCAGCGCCGCAAGCGCGGCCTGGCGGCCCACCTGCCGGAACGCCCGGGCGTCTACCTGTTCCGCGGACCGGGCGACGAAGTGCTGTACGTGGGCACCGCGAGCAACCTGCGGCGCCGCGTGCGCCAGTACTTCACCGGCTCGGAGAGCCGCGGCCGGATCCGCGAGATGGTCGCGCTCGCCGAGCGGGTCGACGGGATCGAGTGCAGTCACGCGCTGGAAGCCCAGGTGCGGGAGCTGCGGCTGCTCGCCGCGCACCGCCCGTCCTACAACCGGCGCTCGAAGAACCCGCGCAAGTCGTGGTGGATCGTGCTGACCGACGAAGCGTTCCCGCGCCTGTCCGTGGTCCGGCTGCCCAAGGACGGCGCGCTCGGACCCTTCTCGTCGCAGGTGACGGCGAAGATCGCAGCGGACGCGCTGGCGAGCGCCGTGGGCCTGCGCACCTGCACCCAGCGGATCCCCGCGCACTCGCCCACCGGGCGGGCGTGCGCGCTCGCCGAGCTGGGCCGCTGCGGGGCGCCGTGCGCGGGGCGGCAGACCGTCGAGGAGTACTCCCCCGGCGTGCGCGCGATCGCCGACCTGGTGTCCGGCCGGGGCACCCGCCCGTTGGACTCCGCGCGACGCCAGCTCGACGAGCTGGCCGGAGCCGAGCACTTCGAGCAGGCCGCACGGCGGCGGGACGAGCTCGCCGTCCTGGTGCGGGCCGTGGACCGGGCGCACCGGCTGTCCTCGCTGGCCGCCATCCCGGAACTGGTCGCCGCCGCCCCGGACGGCAACCGCGGCTGGGAGTTCGCGGTCATCCGGCACGGCAGGCTCGCCTCCGCCGGCGTGGCGCGCCGCGGCGTGCCACCGATGCCGGTGGTCGAGCAGCTCGTCGCCGCCGCCGAGACGGTCGAACCCGGCGCCGGCCCGCTGTTCGGCGCGCCCGCCGAGGAGACGTCGATCCTGTTGCGCTGGCTCACCCGTCCCGGCGTGCGGCTGGTGCGCACCGCCGTGCCGTGGTCCGAGCCCGCGCACGGCGCCGGGCCGTGGCGGGGCTGGCTGGAACGGGTCACCACGGCCGTGTCGCTGGAGCAGGCCGGGTGA